In the Chitinivorax sp. B genome, one interval contains:
- a CDS encoding RICIN domain-containing protein has product MKPQTPLHQDLLPDETIVRSIYRDLPSPEPSAVLDAAILQAARDAVTPTADNKVVALPRRRPWYARPLAAAATIIIGLGMVLEMNMGKKEEAAALQQSAESPMVMDNDTASQPTAPPIPVPAMEQPAAAPAPAEVAKPGKPAPKLDVATTTPAPPTARSSNPAPEARTVEADIVPAPLVAQPSPISESLEKQSAPSKGKQTQSDTPTAGHTANLAPAPLPAAPVEPSMAKQPTPMEPKSPHDDLRKSTDARQPGVAALRERSSRPLAIAGQIWFSATTGLCLTADAYTGSQTGRVLLQTCDAQPNQSWRLKRDGLMYNQAFPTLCLAATSTSVGLQLCGTAPEQKWHRMGTALVTGQSQPMALTANQNQLSLTPFNAENTLQQWGNAHNTLSR; this is encoded by the coding sequence ATGAAGCCTCAAACCCCATTGCACCAGGATTTGCTACCGGATGAAACTATTGTCCGCTCAATCTATCGCGACCTGCCATCCCCCGAACCCAGTGCTGTCCTGGACGCAGCCATTTTGCAGGCCGCACGTGATGCGGTCACCCCTACCGCAGACAACAAAGTCGTCGCGCTGCCACGCCGCCGCCCCTGGTATGCCAGGCCACTGGCCGCAGCTGCTACCATAATAATCGGGTTAGGTATGGTGCTGGAAATGAACATGGGGAAAAAGGAAGAGGCTGCTGCCCTTCAACAATCTGCAGAATCACCAATGGTTATGGACAACGATACAGCATCCCAGCCTACTGCCCCCCCCATACCAGTCCCAGCAATGGAACAACCAGCCGCCGCACCAGCGCCTGCCGAGGTTGCCAAACCGGGTAAGCCTGCGCCCAAGCTTGACGTTGCAACCACCACCCCAGCGCCACCCACCGCCCGATCGTCCAATCCAGCACCTGAGGCTCGTACGGTAGAAGCCGATATCGTACCAGCACCATTGGTTGCTCAACCTTCGCCCATATCGGAATCTCTCGAAAAACAATCGGCACCGAGTAAAGGTAAGCAGACTCAATCGGATACTCCCACAGCTGGCCATACCGCCAACTTGGCCCCTGCACCGCTGCCAGCCGCACCAGTCGAGCCAAGCATGGCCAAACAACCCACCCCAATGGAACCAAAATCACCACATGATGATCTTCGCAAATCAACAGATGCCAGGCAGCCAGGGGTGGCTGCACTACGTGAACGATCCAGTCGGCCTCTTGCCATAGCAGGACAAATCTGGTTCTCTGCCACGACAGGGCTATGCCTGACCGCTGATGCGTATACAGGTAGCCAAACAGGTCGTGTACTGTTACAAACGTGCGATGCTCAACCGAATCAATCCTGGCGCTTGAAAAGGGATGGGCTCATGTATAACCAGGCATTCCCAACACTCTGCCTGGCGGCAACATCGACCAGTGTGGGTTTGCAACTTTGCGGCACCGCACCAGAGCAAAAATGGCACCGTATGGGTACCGCCCTGGTTACAGGCCAATCACAGCCCATGGCATTGACGGCAAATCAAAACCAATTGAGCTTGACGCCATTCAATGCAGAAAACACTCTGCAGCAATGGGGCAACGCGCACAACACGCTGTCCAGATAG
- a CDS encoding RNA polymerase sigma factor gives MNAELPDEDMMLRYAAGDTAAFEALYARHRRGLYAFITRQSPQPGWVDDIYQDTWLAVTRTRHEYQPAAAFRTWLYQIARNRLIDMIRQRDPIKLSELELDEESDLLSTFSSNDLGPDAQLESKQQRAALQQALATLPANQREAFLLREHAELSVDEIAALTGVTPETAKSRLRYAITKLKAALMGDR, from the coding sequence ATGAATGCCGAATTGCCAGATGAAGACATGATGTTGCGCTACGCCGCGGGCGATACCGCTGCGTTTGAGGCACTCTATGCCCGCCATCGTAGAGGGCTATATGCATTCATCACCCGGCAATCGCCTCAACCAGGGTGGGTAGACGATATCTATCAGGATACCTGGCTCGCCGTTACCCGCACCCGCCACGAATACCAACCGGCCGCGGCCTTCCGCACCTGGTTATATCAGATTGCCCGCAATCGTCTGATCGATATGATTCGCCAACGCGACCCTATCAAATTGTCGGAGCTGGAACTGGATGAAGAAAGCGATCTGTTATCGACCTTTTCCAGCAATGACCTAGGCCCAGATGCGCAACTGGAAAGCAAGCAACAACGGGCCGCACTACAGCAAGCATTGGCAACACTCCCCGCCAATCAACGGGAAGCTTTTTTGCTGAGAGAACACGCTGAGCTGAGTGTTGATGAGATTGCTGCGTTGACCGGTGTTACACCCGAAACGGCCAAGAGTCGATTGCGTTACGCCATTACCAAGCTCAAGGCTGCCTTGATGGGGGACCGATAA
- a CDS encoding VWA domain-containing protein: MNTKRPLILALTTVFTLSACGHYERAAEAPPVAQEAHNADAAKPAAEPVAIAAPAPVAAGHAPSGSQRKVAPALMAERMVMPAPPIYAPQPTNTEKYQELSQHEIKQVAHAPVSTFSIDVDTGAYANMRRFLNQGQLPPADAVRVEELINYFPYQYTLPQQKNEGKLVPFGVTSEIAPSPWNPDSYLIRIGVKASDVAKATLPPANLVFLVDVSGSMNEPAKLPMVKNALKLLTNQLRPQDRISMVTYAGGTQVVLEPTSGSEKAKISAAIDQLRPGGSTAGAAGIQLAYQMASQGFMKEGINRILLATDGDFNVGISDFRQLKSLVEEKRKSGVSLSSLGFGAGNYNEQLMEQIADAGDGNYSYIDNLNEAQKVLSDELSSTLAVVAKDVKIQLEFNPNVVAEYRQIGYENRALKREDFNNDKVDAGEIGAGHSVTALYEVTLIGGKRMLDGLRYGSDKTTQSGSDKTDELAFLRMRYKIPGSDKSQLLEFPLYKRDIKTAAQTSEDFRFAAAVAAFGQELKGGKYIGQFGYDQIQKLADSARGHDPFGYRGEFVRLVGLAKSLSTKPASNP, encoded by the coding sequence GTGAATACAAAACGTCCTTTGATCCTGGCTCTGACCACGGTCTTTACACTCAGCGCCTGTGGTCATTATGAGCGCGCTGCTGAAGCCCCCCCCGTAGCCCAGGAGGCACATAACGCGGATGCCGCCAAACCGGCCGCTGAACCGGTGGCCATTGCGGCACCGGCACCCGTTGCTGCAGGTCATGCGCCATCCGGCTCACAGCGCAAAGTGGCCCCCGCACTGATGGCAGAACGCATGGTTATGCCAGCCCCACCGATTTATGCACCACAACCGACCAATACAGAGAAATATCAGGAACTAAGCCAACACGAGATCAAACAGGTTGCCCACGCCCCCGTCTCCACTTTCAGTATCGATGTCGATACGGGGGCATATGCCAATATGCGGCGCTTTCTAAATCAAGGCCAATTGCCACCTGCCGATGCCGTCAGAGTGGAGGAGCTGATTAACTACTTCCCATACCAATACACGCTGCCGCAGCAAAAAAACGAGGGTAAGCTGGTGCCGTTCGGTGTGACCTCCGAAATCGCCCCCTCTCCCTGGAATCCAGATAGTTACCTGATACGCATTGGGGTCAAGGCATCTGACGTGGCCAAGGCGACGTTACCTCCAGCCAACCTAGTGTTTTTGGTTGATGTGTCCGGCTCAATGAATGAGCCTGCCAAACTACCAATGGTCAAGAATGCCCTTAAATTGCTGACTAATCAGCTGCGCCCGCAAGACCGGATTTCAATGGTGACCTATGCCGGCGGTACACAAGTGGTACTGGAACCGACCTCTGGCAGTGAAAAAGCCAAAATCAGCGCCGCCATTGATCAGTTACGCCCTGGCGGGTCTACTGCAGGGGCAGCAGGTATTCAGCTGGCTTATCAAATGGCAAGCCAAGGCTTTATGAAGGAGGGGATCAACCGCATTCTGCTGGCGACTGACGGTGACTTCAATGTGGGTATCAGTGACTTCCGGCAATTGAAGAGTTTAGTCGAAGAAAAACGTAAAAGCGGTGTATCACTTTCCTCATTGGGCTTTGGTGCAGGTAACTATAACGAGCAGTTGATGGAACAGATTGCTGATGCCGGCGACGGTAACTACTCCTATATCGACAATTTGAATGAAGCACAGAAAGTTCTGTCGGACGAACTCAGTTCTACGCTGGCCGTGGTTGCCAAAGACGTGAAGATCCAGCTGGAATTCAACCCCAATGTTGTTGCCGAATACCGTCAGATTGGTTATGAAAACCGTGCGCTGAAACGTGAAGACTTCAACAATGACAAGGTAGACGCCGGTGAAATCGGCGCAGGCCACAGCGTTACCGCCTTATATGAAGTCACCCTGATTGGCGGCAAGCGCATGCTCGATGGCTTGCGATATGGCAGTGACAAAACCACCCAATCCGGCAGTGACAAGACAGATGAGCTGGCTTTCCTGCGCATGCGCTACAAAATCCCGGGTAGTGACAAGAGCCAGTTGCTGGAGTTTCCGCTGTACAAACGTGACATCAAGACCGCCGCGCAAACCAGCGAAGACTTCCGTTTTGCGGCTGCCGTTGCGGCATTCGGGCAAGAGCTGAAAGGTGGTAAATACATTGGTCAATTTGGTTATGACCAGATCCAGAAACTGGCAGACAGCGCACGTGGTCATGATCCATTCGGCTATCGCGGTGAGTTTGTTCGCCTGGTTGGCCTGGCCAAGTCCCTGTCAACCAAGCCGGCAAGTAATCCGTAA
- a CDS encoding ACP phosphodiesterase, which produces MPNYLAHLLLAENSPQGRVGNLLGDFMKLQHAAHLPLALQRGMSLHQAMDGFTDRHPCVLNSKGRITPLRRRYAGILVDIFYDHFLAQHWTCYASVPLEIFTNQVYAELSSMYEVLPPRLQDILPIMSANNWLLRYRDIDGIDQVLQRFSQHRLSRANPLGDAIIELTDQYQGLGDDFQQFFPELQAFTLQWSVTHLSLI; this is translated from the coding sequence GTGCCCAATTATCTGGCTCATCTGCTGCTTGCAGAAAACTCACCACAAGGTCGCGTTGGTAACCTGCTAGGTGATTTCATGAAGCTGCAACATGCAGCACATCTACCCCTTGCCTTGCAGCGTGGTATGTCACTTCATCAAGCAATGGATGGCTTCACTGATCGTCACCCTTGCGTGCTGAACAGTAAAGGCCGCATCACCCCGTTGCGCCGTCGATATGCCGGCATTCTGGTGGATATCTTCTACGATCATTTTTTGGCGCAACACTGGACATGCTATGCCAGCGTACCGCTGGAAATATTTACCAATCAAGTTTATGCAGAACTGTCATCCATGTATGAGGTTCTACCACCCCGCCTGCAAGATATTCTGCCGATCATGTCGGCTAACAACTGGCTATTGCGATATCGAGACATCGATGGCATTGATCAGGTCTTACAGCGTTTTTCACAGCATCGCCTCAGTCGTGCCAACCCACTGGGCGATGCCATTATTGAATTGACAGATCAATACCAGGGGCTGGGTGATGACTTTCAGCAATTTTTTCCAGAGCTGCAAGCCTTCACCCTGCAATGGTCAGTCACCCACCTCAGCTTGATTTGA
- a CDS encoding YigZ family protein, translated as MNRLLSPVAASLEIKKSRFLGWVVPAYSRAEVQQLLDAVRRQHPDAAHHCWAWILGNDAAMNDDGEPAGTAGKPILNVLQHKQLGNTLAVVTRYYGGIKLGAGGLVRAYGQAVSLALADAILQPVVAMAELKLVVPVEQEGRLRAWLTKVGIEMAVQHDFAVRVFILTLPADQVVATRAELIDLTHGRVQWRG; from the coding sequence ATGAATCGATTGTTGTCGCCAGTGGCGGCGAGCCTGGAAATCAAGAAAAGTCGGTTTCTTGGTTGGGTGGTACCGGCGTATAGTCGGGCTGAAGTGCAGCAGTTGCTGGATGCAGTACGTCGACAGCATCCTGATGCAGCACATCATTGCTGGGCGTGGATATTGGGTAATGACGCAGCGATGAATGACGATGGTGAGCCAGCAGGTACGGCTGGCAAACCGATCCTGAATGTATTGCAGCATAAACAGCTTGGTAACACATTGGCAGTGGTGACGCGCTATTACGGCGGTATCAAGCTTGGGGCCGGTGGATTGGTGCGGGCTTATGGCCAGGCTGTGTCGTTGGCCTTGGCAGATGCCATTTTGCAACCGGTAGTGGCCATGGCGGAACTGAAGCTGGTGGTGCCAGTGGAGCAGGAGGGCCGGTTACGTGCCTGGCTGACCAAAGTGGGGATTGAGATGGCAGTTCAGCATGATTTTGCAGTACGGGTCTTCATTTTAACCTTACCGGCCGATCAAGTAGTCGCCACACGGGCTGAGTTGATTGATTTGACACACGGTCGAGTGCAATGGCGGGGATAA
- a CDS encoding diguanylate cyclase, whose protein sequence is MAETGMERIDIEASIHHAWSLLLIDPANAYIIAQEAAQAAAQVQDRHGEAHARLILAKYESRFGKRDQAFEQLTELADFFLHQGDVPGQLRTEQALAQIELEKGLSHQASLRLQALLPKLEHLGALDHASLLNTLSIANTSSGDREQGLRLAYHALSLIRRQQGTPVSALINHNIGVYQLNAGNYDLAHKLLHDARHTILPFGRTSLLDLFSANLALCLIHQDLVDAALVIVEPLAHITSASITPRDLGFVQCVAADACFHAREWSRGEHYLQLASTTLGGDDDPFFVGYLAYLHAQHDAQQGDTQSALAQCDIAVAQAERSHDDQLTLDVLNLQAKIHADRQDYKQAYVLSQAFHHHYTRVAANANETRYLTLQVQHELAEAQSARDRARKEHAEAENARQKLTQLNRQLEERIAEIEALQSALREQAVRDVLTGLYNRRHLQDALPQTLQLAIRANWNVCVVLIDLDHFKRLNDTHGHRLGDAALIELGKVLRDGIRGSDFCCRYGGEEFCIVLADMPPTAAQNRLLELLDQLRQRPISDGENQFTGLTFSAGIAATDTFGHDSQQLLHAADKALYQAKAAGRSQVHIAAEL, encoded by the coding sequence GTGGCTGAAACGGGAATGGAGCGTATCGATATCGAGGCCAGCATTCATCATGCTTGGTCGCTGCTCTTGATCGACCCAGCCAATGCCTACATCATCGCCCAGGAAGCCGCCCAGGCCGCTGCTCAGGTTCAGGATCGCCACGGGGAGGCCCATGCCCGCCTGATTCTCGCCAAATATGAAAGCCGGTTCGGGAAGCGTGATCAGGCTTTTGAGCAGTTGACGGAATTGGCCGATTTTTTCCTGCATCAAGGGGATGTACCAGGACAATTACGTACCGAACAAGCTTTGGCGCAAATCGAGCTGGAAAAAGGACTGTCGCATCAGGCCTCGTTGCGGTTGCAAGCATTGCTGCCCAAACTGGAACATCTGGGTGCGCTGGATCATGCCTCTTTGCTGAATACGCTCAGCATTGCCAACACCAGCAGCGGTGATCGTGAACAAGGGTTGCGGCTAGCTTATCATGCTCTGTCACTGATCCGGCGACAACAAGGCACACCGGTTTCAGCCTTGATCAATCACAATATCGGTGTCTATCAGTTGAATGCAGGCAACTATGACCTTGCACACAAGCTGTTGCACGATGCCCGTCATACCATTTTGCCATTTGGTCGCACCAGCCTGCTGGATCTGTTCTCAGCCAATCTGGCCCTGTGTTTGATCCATCAAGACCTGGTTGATGCAGCATTGGTCATTGTCGAACCTTTGGCCCACATCACCAGTGCCAGCATCACGCCGCGCGACCTGGGTTTTGTGCAATGTGTAGCGGCTGATGCCTGTTTTCATGCACGCGAATGGTCACGGGGGGAGCACTATCTGCAATTGGCCAGCACAACACTGGGTGGTGATGATGATCCATTTTTTGTCGGCTACCTCGCATACCTGCACGCCCAACACGATGCCCAACAAGGGGACACACAATCAGCACTTGCACAGTGCGATATCGCGGTGGCACAGGCAGAGCGCTCGCACGATGACCAGTTGACGTTGGACGTTCTGAACCTGCAGGCAAAAATCCACGCCGACCGTCAGGATTACAAGCAAGCCTATGTGTTGTCACAAGCCTTTCATCACCATTACACACGGGTAGCGGCCAATGCTAACGAAACCCGATATCTGACATTACAAGTACAACATGAACTGGCTGAAGCGCAATCCGCACGTGACCGCGCCCGCAAGGAACATGCGGAAGCAGAAAATGCCCGGCAGAAACTGACCCAACTTAACCGCCAGCTGGAAGAGCGAATCGCTGAAATCGAGGCCTTGCAATCCGCCCTTCGTGAACAGGCAGTACGGGATGTACTGACCGGCCTGTATAACCGTCGCCACCTGCAGGATGCCCTGCCACAAACCTTGCAGTTGGCCATTCGTGCTAATTGGAACGTCTGCGTGGTGTTGATTGATCTGGATCATTTCAAACGCCTGAACGATACCCACGGTCATCGCTTGGGGGATGCCGCATTGATCGAACTCGGCAAGGTATTGAGAGACGGGATTCGTGGTAGCGACTTTTGTTGCCGCTATGGTGGCGAGGAATTCTGCATTGTCCTGGCTGACATGCCGCCCACTGCTGCGCAGAATCGCCTGCTGGAGCTGCTCGACCAACTTCGACAGCGGCCGATAAGTGACGGTGAAAACCAGTTCACCGGCCTGACCTTTTCAGCAGGTATTGCAGCTACCGACACGTTTGGCCACGATTCACAACAATTGCTACATGCCGCCGACAAAGCACTTTATCAAGCCAAAGCCGCAGGCCGTAGCCAAGTGCATATCGCTGCCGAGCTATAA